The genomic interval AGCGATCTGTAAACGATTACACGTTCCCACGGCCTACCAGTTTAGCTGCATATTATTTAAGATGGTCACTATGGAGGATTTTATCAAGGGGCTTCACAACCTAACTAGGTGGGTTGTTGTTGCAGGTGGTATTTGGGCTATCTATAGTTCTGTCCGTGGATTGCTTACGAAAAATCGATGGACGCCTATGGTACAGCGTTCAGGTTTGATTTTTACCATTGCCCTGCAGATACAGCTTCTTCTAGGCATAGCACTTTACGTGATTAGCCCTTTGGCTGGAGGAGCTCTAAATACCCTAGATCGATCGATTCAAGGTCTTGAGGTAAGGCAATTCGCTTTTGAACACCCAATCCTCATGATGTTAGCTCTAGTAGCAGCACAATTGGGGTACTCACTCTCACGGCGTGGAAACAACGATCGCGCTAAATTCACGCGTGCTTCAATAGGATTTTTAATGGCAGCTGTGTTTTTAGTTGTTGGTATTCCTTGGGGTAATAGACCCCTGCTTCCCTGGGGCTAACGTCGTTGGCTATTATGAATGGTATTTATAACTCACTGTGACAATCGTGATTTGCTCCAACCTGATTACTAGGATTAGTGAGGTTTCTGTGACCAGAGCATTTCTCTTTTTCCGCCAGGAGGACCAGATTTACGAGCCACTTTTAGACCCATACTCAACAGGTTTCGCCGTACAATCCCTTTCACGGAGAAGCTGACGAGTGTTCCATTAGTTTTCAAGGTTTTGACTAGAGTATTTAAAAAATCGTTGGACCATAGTTCTGGGTTGGCGTCAGGACTAAAGCCGTCGAGATATATGGCGTTAAATCTGTTGGATTGAAGTCTTACGGATGTTGCATCACCAAGTTTCAACTCAAGTTCGTCAAAACCTACCTTGGAGCCTAAATCTGTCGAGTAGAGGTTCAGGGAGTCTCGAAAAGCAAGGAACTGTTGCCAAATACTTCTGTCCTTTAGGTGATCATCGTAATTGAGGTTAGCGAGTGTGTCTCGGCAAGGCAAAGAACGTTCGAGAGCTACGTAATGGAGGGAAGTATTATAAGTCCGAGCAAGGTCAGTGGTAATCAAGAAGTTTAATCCAGTACCGAAACCTACTTCCAACACCGAGGTTCGACAGCCATTACGTAGACGTTCACCAACACCACTACCCTCCAGAAAGATGTGACGAGCCTCTGTTATAGCTCCGTGGAGTGAGTGAAAGGTTTGCTCATAATCGGGATGGAATAAGGTAGCACTACCGTCTGCCGTTCGATGAAGCTCCATAAATAACGGTACCCTAGATTGGCGTTAGGCAACCTAACCGGTATTAGAAAGGGACTCAGTTGTTGTGATTTACCTTACCGAAATAGAAAAAATTGGCATTGCGGAAATAGTGTGCAGTGCCTAAATGTCAAATGATTCGCGAAGGATGAAGATTAGTTTTCAGGTAGGCCTTATGCGCTCCTGAGGTCTTCTTACGCAGATTCTGCCCGTTGTGTGTTTGAGTTTTTCGTACCCGGTATGCTTGATGAAACCCAGGAGGATTGCATGAGGATTGAACGTGTTGAACTTATTGAACTAGCGGTTAAGCTCCGTTTCCGTTTTGAGACTAGCTTTGGGGCAGAACAGGAAACGAGCAAGGTGATCCTTGTTTTACATTCTGAGGGCCTTGAAGGATACAGCGAGGTTGCTGCAGCTCCTTATCCAGGATATAGCAGTGAGACAGGAGCTACCTGCTGGTTAGCTTTGACTGATTATATTCTGCCCAGGGTGATGGGCCGTGAATACGATACTGCTGACCAACTCCTCAGTGATCTTGCTCCGGTTCGAGGAAACAACATGGCAGTGGCTGCATTTGAAATGGCTTTTTGGGATCTTAAAGCCAAGACCTTGAACCTACCCCTTTGGCAACTTCTAGGCGGAGTGAGGACTAGCATTCCTGTCGGAGCTTCTCTTGGTATTCAGGATGGCATTAATGAGACCATCGAATTAGCCCAGAACCATATTGAACTTGGTTATCGGAGACTGAAGTTTAAAATTAAGCCTGGTTGGGATATTGCTCCTCTTAAAGCAGTTCGTCAGGAACTACCTGACACAGTCCTTACGGTCGATGCCAACAGTGCTTATCGATTAACTGATATCCGTGTCTTTCAGAGTTTAGATGAGCTTGATTTGGATTATATAGAACAGCCGTTAGCCCATGATGATCTTCTAGATCATGCCCGTCTCCAGGCTCTAATAACTACCCCGATTTGTCTTGACGAGTCTATCCACTCGCCAGCTGATACTCGAAAGGCCCTACAAATTGATGCTGGTCGCGTCATAAACGTTAAGGTTGCACGTGTGCGAGGCCACCTTGAGGCTCGTCGTGTACACGATGTTGCACTTGCGTTTGGTGCTCCCGTTTGGTGTGGGGGTATGCTAGAACTAGGAGTTGGGCGTGCCCACAACCTTCACCTCTCCACGTTGGAAAATTACACTCTTCCTGGTGACACGGCCTCTGCAAGTCGTTATTGGGAAGATGACGTTGTTTACCCAATATTAGATGCTAATGACGGTATTCAACAGGTACCAGAAGAGGGGCCAGGAATAGGCGTAATGTTAAATCGTGACTTGATCGACACCTTGGCTATAAGAAGGGAGGAAATCAGGGTATAGAGTTGAGTCGAAGTGAAAATGTTTTAGTCCCCAATGGATTTAGTAAGTTAAGTAATAGAGTAGTGACGTGGGTGTTTCACGCCTAATCCTGAAGTGGCCTTCGCGGCCCCGAGATCCTTGGAAACTAGCTTGGTAAGAGGTGGTTAATATCAAATCACTAGGGACTTCAGGTTGGCCTGAATAAATCGGTTTTGGTGAGTTAATAACGTCGAGATTTTCTTTGCCAAGACTGATTTGTATGGTCTCTCTACGGTGGTTATGAGATCGGGTTTAGTTAGGCTGTTTTGGGTGAGGTTGAGAAAAAAGGAGGTATTTTGTGAATGGAATTATTCGGATGCTGATAACCTGGGTTTTTGATAGGGAAACTCAACATAGTTTGTGGGGGTTCAGGGTGGGTTTGGCTGACCCAACCTGTCCTAAGAGGCTATTTCTAGGTTCAATAGGACCTTCTAATGAGTGATAATAGCTCCGTTATAAAAGCGATCTCGCAACGTCGGAGTCCACGTGTTTTTTTGGAGCGTTCGGTGGAACCAGGTAAACTCCTTAGCCTCTTTGAAGCTGCTCGCTTGGCTCCATCCTCAAATAACGAACAACCCTGGCGCTTCATAGTTGCCATTAAGGACGATATAGGGGCATATGGCGATCTATTGAATTGCCTTCGTCCGGGTAATCGAGCTTGGGCCCATACAGCTCCAGTCCTTCTCCTTGTCTTATCCAGAAAGACCTATGAGAAGACTGGGGTAAATAACCGTCATGCTTGGCATGACGTTGGTCTTTCCGTCGGAATACTATCTGTGCAGGCTACGGCCCTGGGTCTTGCATTGCACCAAATTGGTGGAATAATTCCTGAGGAAGCAAAGAATCGATTTGGGATACCCGATGAGTTTGACGTAGTTACCGCTATTGCACTTGGATATGAGGGAGATCCAAGCGCACTCCCAGCTGATCTTCAAGCTAAAGAAGGTAGATCTCGGACACGCAAGCCACTGAATGAAATTATCTTTTCGGGGTATTTTGGGAAACAAAGCGCTCCTTAAGAGTCAGTAGTAAGTGCGATTGCTTCAATCTCAATACCCACGTCTTTAGGCAATCGTGAGACCTCTACTGCACTACGGGCCGGAGGGGATTCAGGAAAGTACTCGCTGTATACCTCGTTAACAACTGCGAAATCGTTCATGTCAGCTAGGAAGCACGTACACTTGACTACTCGATCTAACCCTGTCCCAGCTGCCTCTAAAACTGCACTGAGATTGTCTAGGACCTGGCGTGTTTGTACCTTTATGTCATTCTCTGACAAGCTCCCATCTGGGCGCATCGGGATTTGACCGGCGGTAAAAACAAGTCCCCCTGCGCAAATGGCCTGGGAGTAAGGTCCAACTGCAGCAGGAGCAGCTTTAGCCTCGATTATTTTCTTTGTCATGTTGACATTTTAGCCTGAAACTAATCCGGATTGTTTCCTTAGGTTAGCTATCAACGCCAGACCCCAAAAAAGATAAATAGTGTTAGGAGTCCCAAGCTACCTAGAAGCCAAGCTCGATGCGGATACCATTTATGATGCTGTAGTTTTAGCCACAGGTTTTGGCTACGGAAAATATTTGTTAAATTACCGTAGCCAATCATATTTTCATTGAGCTCGACGATTTTGAAAGCATCTTGATGCTTCGGTAGGTTGTAGCGTTTGGTTTTTACAAGTACCGACTCTACTTTGACCACTACGGCAGTTATATTGTCAGGCCCGCCCCTGTCATTGGCTTCTAGCACTAGTTGCCTAGCTGCTTCCCTGGGAGTGTTGTCCCTAACAATTTGCAAAATTTGAGAATCAGTGAGAAGTATATTTATCCCGTCGCTGCAAACCATAATCTGATCTGCTTCTTGGATTGCGAAATGCTGCAAGTCAAGGTAGACTTTTTGGTCTGTTCCTAGTGCGTTAGTGATTACGTTGCGCCAGCGGTGACGTCGAGCCTCATCATCAGTTAGTAAACCTCGTCGGACTTGGTCAGCGACCCAACTGTGGTCACGGGTAAGGAGGGAAATGCTGTCATTACGTATTAGGTAAGCTCGTGAATCGCCGACGTGCGCCACGAGTCCCACTTGGTCATCAAGAAACACCGAAGTTAAAGTCGTCCCCATGCCCTGATGTTCAGGGTGGGTCGAAGCATAATCGTAGATCCCTAAGTTTGCAATTTGTACTGCCCTTGTGATTGCTTTCGGCGAATACTTACGACTGCGTTCCAACTCGCGCCGAAGCGTGGTGATTGCCTTTAGGCTTGCCACCTCACCCGTT from Trueperaceae bacterium carries:
- the menC gene encoding o-succinylbenzoate synthase, which produces MRIERVELIELAVKLRFRFETSFGAEQETSKVILVLHSEGLEGYSEVAAAPYPGYSSETGATCWLALTDYILPRVMGREYDTADQLLSDLAPVRGNNMAVAAFEMAFWDLKAKTLNLPLWQLLGGVRTSIPVGASLGIQDGINETIELAQNHIELGYRRLKFKIKPGWDIAPLKAVRQELPDTVLTVDANSAYRLTDIRVFQSLDELDLDYIEQPLAHDDLLDHARLQALITTPICLDESIHSPADTRKALQIDAGRVINVKVARVRGHLEARRVHDVALAFGAPVWCGGMLELGVGRAHNLHLSTLENYTLPGDTASASRYWEDDVVYPILDANDGIQQVPEEGPGIGVMLNRDLIDTLAIRREEIRV
- a CDS encoding nitroreductase, with translation MSDNSSVIKAISQRRSPRVFLERSVEPGKLLSLFEAARLAPSSNNEQPWRFIVAIKDDIGAYGDLLNCLRPGNRAWAHTAPVLLLVLSRKTYEKTGVNNRHAWHDVGLSVGILSVQATALGLALHQIGGIIPEEAKNRFGIPDEFDVVTAIALGYEGDPSALPADLQAKEGRSRTRKPLNEIIFSGYFGKQSAP
- a CDS encoding reactive intermediate/imine deaminase (has endoribonuclease activity on mRNA), with translation MTKKIIEAKAAPAAVGPYSQAICAGGLVFTAGQIPMRPDGSLSENDIKVQTRQVLDNLSAVLEAAGTGLDRVVKCTCFLADMNDFAVVNEVYSEYFPESPPARSAVEVSRLPKDVGIEIEAIALTTDS
- a CDS encoding serine/threonine protein phosphatase — protein: MGFRTPTDARPETSILSGGYTDPGKVRRINQDSFFVGEIPGKGFLAAVADGMGGHQTGEVASLKAITTLRRELERSRKYSPKAITRAVQIANLGIYDYASTHPEHQGMGTTLTSVFLDDQVGLVAHVGDSRAYLIRNDSISLLTRDHSWVADQVRRGLLTDDEARRHRWRNVITNALGTDQKVYLDLQHFAIQEADQIMVCSDGINILLTDSQILQIVRDNTPREAARQLVLEANDRGGPDNITAVVVKVESVLVKTKRYNLPKHQDAFKIVELNENMIGYGNLTNIFRSQNLWLKLQHHKWYPHRAWLLGSLGLLTLFIFFGVWR